GCAGATGTGTACATAGTCTACAAATAAAAGTCTCGTGAGATAGCAAGAATCTCCTCTAGGTGTTGATATATAACCGAgcgtatatatacacatatatatatgaacagAAACAGCTTAAAATTCTTGCCATTAGCTAGCTTCAAACTGAAGTACACGAAAGTTTACAATCTTACAGCATAATTAACACAAGTCAAAATATAGctctttaaaaatttaagataTCATGTGGAACCTGGGAATGCatgtaaaaatgaaacaaaaagggAAGACTTCAACTAGGGATAAGTGAAACGCCACCATAAGTAGATATAACACTACAGTGCTTAACATGACATTTCAATGCTAATTCAGCCAATAAAAGTATAATTCAAACAATATAAAGTTACCTTATCTTCAATGGAAGGGCAGTATCTAGGCCCCTTTGCTTCAACCCATCCTCCATAGGTAGGAGTTTCATGCAAGTTATTTTTAATAAGCTGGTGGGTACTCTTAGTAGTCCGTGTCAGATAACAACACATTTGCTCCTTTTCAATGTGGAAATCAGGATCGAAACTAAACCAGCTGAcctgaaaatttttcaaagacTATTATAAGAACAACAAATAACAGTACTCCTTATAACCCACTAAATTTGTAACATTTTGACTTTTAatgatcaaaattttttaacttttacttcttgctctttaaattttattgtggaaatctttttgaaatatatattataaaatttttgaacattttgaagtaatttttaaacatttttttaaattaattaattaaaatatttaaaatagttgAGGCCAAAGTTTAAAAAGTTTGACCCCAAATATGTCAACAGTGACTTTTTTAGTGGAACAGGgagtaatttttttcctttttgtttacCAGAATAATATCAGTAACTTATTAGTAGGGAAAGATAGAATAAGTTTTAAGCAGCCTGCAAGCTAacagcattttatcatgaaatctTATGTTGTTAACAGGTAGTTTCTATAATCAAGAAAAAAGAAGGACATCAACCAGAATTTTTCTGCTCCTGTAACCTATCGGTCTACGTGTAATTGAAATAATGAAGTTCTTACTGTGGTGAAACTAGAAACTTTGCCTCTCTCACGATGTTAAATATAAGAAGATTACTTTATGACCCAAAGATATTTAATCTATGCACGCTGTTACCAGGTGGCAATTTTTGAAGCAGGATTTAATATCTTAAATTTTACAAGATTAATCCACTGAACCTACATATGAGATTAAATGGAAGGACCTCTTCATCTCCAAGCTGAGGCTCCAAAACAGAAAAATCAACAGTACGACAGTCCACCCGTGCTGGGGTTCCAGTTTTTAACCGATCAGATTCAAATCCAAGACGCTGCAAGTTCTCAGTCAGACCATGTGATGCAGACTCACCAGCTCTTCCAGCAGGCATAGAGGTTCTACCAACCCATATTTTACCACTCATAAAAGTTCCAGTTGTCAGTATAACAGCAGGGGCGTAGAAGTTCATACCAAAAAATGTGCAAACACCTTCAACATTGTCATTCTTTCCAAGCAAAATATCTGTCACCATTGCCTCTCTAATTGAGAGATTTGGAGTACTGAAAACAAAAGGCCAACTCATCGATTAGCAAAAAGAACAGAAACAAAGCATTCTTCCATGAATATAGTCATAAGCACATTATTATAAGACCAGCTAACTAGCACAAAGTAGGTGTTATGGGCCAAATCTATGTTAGGAAAGGCTATTAATGTTTATTCTCTAATTAAGGTTTAGGTTTCgattttatttctttccttagGTTTTGTTGTGCTTTTACTTTAGTTGATTTGTTTCTTTTCTAAAATAGGTTTCCTATATGTAATAAGACTGGTCCTTCTTTAAAGAGACGTACGGAATAAAAAACAGAAGcaaaatttctataaaaaatcCTATAGATAAATGGTTCTCTCTTTAATGAGTCCCAAGGTTTCAGTCTCCTTTTAATGAGCTGAAAGGTTTCCATTTCCCTTTGATGAGCTAAACTATTAGTCCCAAACAAAGTGTAACAATTTAGTATCAGAGTCAATGGCCCTTAATAATAGTAAAACAATGGTTAACAGAGTGACGAACAGAAATACATACGAAACTTGAGCATTTGCAAACAAAGATACAACAGATACTTGAACTACATTGCAGCATGTCAATGAAACTATTTCTGAAACCAAAACCCAATTGTTTGATCAAATGCATGAAGGAATGGATAAAACAATTGCTCCTAAATGAATCTATAAACCAAGGAGAAGGAAAGACTAACAGAATCAACTTTTTGGAGTTTTTTACATAAACTACCCATTTTGAAGTTTACCAGATGCAGGTTTTGGATTACAGCAGTCTAATCCAGCATTGAATTATCACTGAAACATAATTATGTTAACACTCGACTGGTAGAATACAAATAAAAAGATGGGCTAAAACATTTCCATCATACAAATCCCTtattcttttccttttgttttgagcatttgatttttatttagattcatTGGAAATTGCAATATTTGAGTTTTAGGACTTGTTTATGGGTTCCTTTGTAATTAGGTTTAATTATGGATGTTGAGTTGTTCTAGGTTGAGTTAGTCTAGTTGGGGTCTGAGAATTTGCTCAGATCCTAGTGGAACTAGGAATGCTCCATATGTATATACAAATCTAATATTTTTGTTACGGAAGAGAAGCATTTTTAGAGAGTTTTCCAACATAATTGCTACTGTGGCAGTTTTAAAACAACCAATCACAGGTATGGATCTCAAGGACTAATGGGTAGCACTGgaatcttttcttcttatttgatTCCTATGTTCTCTTAAGAATTCAAATCTAAAAGCAAATCAAGAGAAGGCCTTTTATTAACAAACCTACACGATCACCACCAATGAGTGCTCAGTCATACTCTCTTTATAGTACAAAAATGCATCAGAAAAATATGGGGCACGCATATGTTGCTTACATTTTTCTCAGAAAAAAGAAGGGTCAGTACAAccaaagataaaaaaaagttataacaaATCAAAGCCTAACTTTCTTCAGAATATTATTGACCACTCTAAAATAAGTTTTTCTAAATTCTTATGCTTGCTCATCAGAAATCAATTTCCCCTTTTATTGAAACTGAAAGAAGGAGAAGCTACAttttaaactaactattatttgCACAATTTTCATTCTTATCTGCAACTTTTTTGTTATCATCAGCCCTATAAATAGTTGCTCTTAAAGGGTTTAGATGGATGTTTGGCTATAACTATTATTTAACTTCTGAGGCAACAATTCTTTTGTGATGttgcaaaagaaaataaaacagttACTGATTTTCTATCTTTTCCATGCGACCTTATGTTTCTTTATCGATTTTATTATATCAGAATTGAAAAGTCTATCTATTTGCCTTTGAATATCACAATTCAATCACAAATGCTACATAATATAGGCACCTAACTATAAGCTAGAAATATCATGGATAGGAAAATTAATCAGTTGGCCAGACAGTGTTAATGCTGTTACAAAATCAAGATTCTACTAAAACATATTAACTATTcttctaataaaaaaatgaaaatagatgcTAATTGCTACAAACAGATATGTAAATTGGAATGGAAAGAAAGAAACTTGCCTCTCAACCACATTTTTCATTTGCATTGCATATTCCCGTTTGTCAGTTTGTGCACGCAATGCCCGGACAGCAGGACCTCTTGAAACATTAAGAACACGCTTTTGTAGATAGCACCTAAAAGTACCAAAATCCCAAATGTAAATGAATTGATTGCAAATAAGATTATGTTTGGCTTAAAGCAAATAAATTAGAAATCAACAgctcaaatgaaattttttgcTTCTGCCTGTTTTTTCTTCCCAAATTGTTGCTGGAAAACAAAGCCATACTCAATCAAAGTAAGCAGATGGCTACCAAatgtaacaaaaaataaaacattgttgttttaaaaaatactaatactaataaatttacaAAAGTTTATTAAACCCACACACATTTTAGTTTTACGCTTTAGCGTCCCAAAGCAAACAAACACAATTAGCAAATATGCCAACATTGGAAATTTGAGGATATTACCTATCAGCAACCTTTCCAATTTCACCACCAAGCGCATCCACTTCATGTACAAGTTGTGATTTTGCAAGTCCACCCACCGCAGGATTGCAAGGCTGTAAGTAACAAAACCAACTTACGCCAGTAACGAACATATCCGCCATAGTTTGCAATTTCTTAgctttaatgaaataaaataataaagtgatAAAAGAAAGATAACCTGCCATGCTATCCGATCAATGTTTAGGGTGAGAAGCAACGTTTTGGCCCCCAACCGAGCAGACGCAAGAGCAGCTTCACAACCTGCGTGTCCACCTCCAACCACAATAACATCATACTTTTCCTCACCAACTTCCACATTCCGATTCCCATCTGCAACTTTTCCAATAAGAAAGTCAAATAGTTTTCCAACACGAGAACCTGTTCGATAAAATGTCTGAACCAATACATACTCGAATTGGTTGCTGGAAAAGAGCAAAAGCAGCGGAAAGGGAATCTTTTAACCACGGAGAGACGAAGATTGCGGCGGGAAGGAGCGCAGGCATGGTAATAAGGGCGAGAGGAAGGAAAGAGAAGGGAAGAGAAGGGGAAGTGATGGCGGGTGAGGCGCGAAAGGTGGACGGATAATATTGACATTTTCTTAATCGCATATCGTCTGCTTAGGTCTTCTAACCTGTATTTCTTTTTGTAAGGCTCAGCCTACTGCAGAGCTATCCGATTAATCTTTGGGTAAACTGCAtctaagtcactaaactattactAAACTTATGTTTTGGTgattcaatttcaaaaagttacaaaatggtcacggAATTTTTTAGGATTTTTGAGTGTTTCTATTTTTAAGTTAGCTAGTTagtgacaaaaagaaaaaagagacaaAATTAAATAGTCGGTAGTCATTTTATAGCTATTCATAGTTAgatgataaaaaaaagtttattaatAGTTGTGTgattattttacaacttttcatagttaagtgatcaaaaacaataaaaaatcataGTTGGATGACCTATACTGAAATTTAGCCATTTATTTATGGCCTGTGGCAGACGGTATATGTGTTTAGCTggcaacaaaaaatgaaaaagctGTAGTTGATGTGGTGTAGATAATACGGAAACCTAAATGTCTCTCTTAATATCatcatcttttataaattttccCTCTAATTTTAGTCCATCCAATGTTTATGATATAAAATTGCAGCAACCTGCTTTATCGATTCCTTTCTGTTCTTCCGTTGGCCATTGCAAATTTCCATGGAGTGTAACTCTaaataacaatcaaattttcagaaaTAATATGAAGCCCGTTAGAGATTCCATTAACCCATCACAGAATCAATCTTTCAACGAGGAAGACAGCACCATATCATTTGATTGGGAGGACGAAGAAGAAGATTTTGAAAACGTAGAATCACCATGGGAAGGAGCAGTTATGTATAAGAGAAACCCTTCTGTTACTCATATGGAGTATTGCACAACTTTGGAGAGGTTGGGTTTAGGAAAGCTTTCGAGCGTTGTTTCAAAATCTAGGGCTTCATTGATGGGATTACGGGTTACAAAAGATGTGAAAGATTTTCCAGATGGTACCCCTGTTCAGATCTCCATTGATGTGACAAGGAAGAAACAAAAGATGAGGCTTGATGGGATTGTTAAAACTGTCATCACTCTCGGTTGCAATAggtatttttcttttccttaattAGTTTCAATTCGTTAAACTTTATATTTTGCTCCCTCTATTCatagaaatgaataaattagtgGTGGTGATATAGGTGGATCAATTTCTAATTAAAATGATAGAATTTTTAGTATAAGTAtcagtttattcattaatttagtttaagaaaattaatttattcgtttttttggtaaaaagggataaaatgtaatctgatttttggttatatatatatacatgagatGGAATGTGATTTTCTAAGATTAGATATTTAGCAAATCATCCAATGCCTACAAAAGGGTTTGATTTTCTGCTTGATTGGAGGAGGTTTTCCTCAAGAACAGGTAACGACTATGGAGTAGGTTACAGAAAATTTCTATCTAAAATGATATTTACTTACCCTGAATGCCTCGAATGATAAAATTTGCAAAAATACATAAAGGAATTAAAGAGGTCTTGTAATTTTACCAGTGTGATTGTTATCATCACCTATCAGGTTTGTTGACTTCTTCATCCCTCTAGTTCATGTTTTGTGAATTCATCCACGTCATATTCAAAATGAAATCTCTATGTGACACTGCGGTAAAAGTACTAAAGATCTCTTTGTATTAGGAGTCAAATTGAAATTTTCCTATTTTACTCATTAGATCAAAGATTAAAttggtcattctgttaaaaattctatctatttttattgttaaaaactggttATTTTATGGCAAACACGTGTCATTATATGGTTATTCCATCAACCAcgacaatttttaacaatataaatggataaaatttttaatagaaaaagatCAATCTACTCTTTGTATAAGAGCTTACATAGTACTTTTACCATAACATTGCATTGGCTCAAGCtcttttgaatttgaattgtttCTACTGCATTAAATTCACCTCTTTCCTCGTTGTATTTTGCACTGAATCCAACCTTTTATTGAAAAGGTGTGGTGAACCTGCTGCTGAGTGCATATTCTCCAATTTCTCACTTCTACTAACTGAAAACCCCATTGAAGAGCCTGAAATTATTGATATAGGAGCAACCTTTGAGCAAGGATTCAAATCTTCCTATGCAAGTAACCAAGCGGAGGATGATGATGCGTCGATCGATTGGGATGATCGGCTTTATTTTCCTCCCGAAAGAAAAGAAATCGATATTTCGAAGCACATAAGAGACTTGGTGCATCTAGAAATCACAATCAACGCAGTTTGTGATCCAAGCTGCAAAGGTATATGTCTTGAATGCGGTACTAATCTGAATACTTGCAGCTGTAGCTGTAGTGATAATGTAAAAGACAATACGTTTGGCCCACTTGGAATATTGAGGAAACAGATGAAGAAGAAATTATCTTAGTTTATGCAATGCCAACTCCCTCcagataaatatttatatatatttggggGGGGTATGTGAAGGATATAAGATATACttgtatatttgtataaattttaattatactgATCTACACATTATCATGTCTTTGTCTCACATTTTAGTTACTTTTTTGTGTTATGTTTATGTCATGTCTCATGTTGTGCTTATTTCATATAATATTGGGAATAGGAGTCTTATGGTTTGAACtcatattaaacaaataaaaaatactcaaaacTTAGGCAGCAAAAAATATCATATCAACTGACCATTTTTATATAATAGTTATAAAAGATGTCATATTAACTCGCcattttcatataataaatttagtgatTACTATTTAAATcaggattaaaatttttaaattcaaagcaatacaatgactaaaaatgatcaaattaaaacaaaataattaaattcacaatttactATAATACATGGCTAATAGTATAATTTAACTTGATAGATTTAACTATTACAATTTggaccaaaaataaaatttcaataagaactaaaattaatcaaattaaagtgtGAGGACTAAATAAAAGTTATGGATAATTCAGGGCCTAATAACAGAATTAGATCCTTGAGTCGAAGGTTGAAGTAATTTGATATTTTTGTAGACACCTTATTCTATTGATTTTCGTTTCTAATAAAATTTGTATATGATGAGATACATCTcacaaataaattcaattaattaatcaaaGGAACAAATGATACAATTTGATTGGTGTCCTGTCAACTGTTCTTGAGATAAAATAGAAACTTTTATTGAAAGTAAAGCAGCAATCGCATGAGACATCACCATAGAAAAAGGAGGGTATTACTTCTTCAAGGGTCTGGATCACAttatactttttctttttaattaaaaaataaattaattaatttttataagttacaGTTAAAAACTGCTGTAGctaaataaaaattgataaaattttcaaaaaaaaaaaaactaatttccTCTTAGCAGGAATTGATAAGCTAAACCATCCACACCTGATGGGCTACCTCATTAGCTTTGCCTTGAATTTTACTTATTGAGAAATTGCAATGGTGGTGGACTCCCATGCAGTTGAGTTGTGGCTAACATAACTGCTCTGGTACTCATTGAGGAGTTTGTATTACTCATTCCCTCCCAAAGCTCACCTCTTGATAGCTTTTTATCCAACCTGGTCTCATTATCCCTACCATTTCATAAATccataatgtcaaatttagcccCTCAAAGTTtacattttgtcaatttaattttttttatctaaatttgattctgaatcttttaaaaaaaataccaaatcgCTTTTCTAATGAAAAtgctaattaaaacattaaatttttaacaattttgacGTGACAATCTACATAACAAATTATCGGTTCACCTATATTTCATGctgatatgaaattatttatattatatatcacgtcaataaataattttaaaaattttaaaaatattagaaaattttcaaaattcaaaaaataaatgaaaaacatgtGAATTGCCATGCAGAttgtcatatttaaaaattttaatgttttaatcggtatttctattaaaaaaccAACAATGACTCTTCTTGAAAAATTGATAGTCAAATTCAACTCTTTGTAAAAAGTAGAATGCCAAAATGACAAAAAAGTGTAGACATTGAGAGCTAAATTAAACATTATGTCGTCCATAAACCCTATATTAACATTAGAAACTTATCAAAAGCTTCTCTTTCCAGCTTCTTTGCTGCCATTTCAACCCAGTCAACTGCATTAAGCATATTACTCTCACCTGGAACACTGCTCTTGAAAGTGGACAGTCCCTTATTGCATGTAAACCAGTCTCATCATCGTTTCCGAACCTTCTTCATTGCCTGTTGGTAATCCTGTATCCAAGGCAATCttatttttaatgatctttattGAAAACCTAGATATCTAGTGCCGGTAATCCTGTATCCAAGGAAACTTACAACATTCTCGTCCGATATCTAGCTCTGGTACAAAACATCATGTCACAGCCATTCACCTCCATCTTCATCTACATCTATACCACTAGTATTTCCATAAAAAAGGAAGAAACCAGTAAAGAAAATATCAGAAAATGACTTCTTTTTGGTAAAAGTATATGTAGGCCCATGTACTAGAAGCCGGATTGCATTTTGAcccttatattaaaaaaattttaatctctgtatattagatcaaaaagcaaactggtttttttattaaaaattttatccatttttactattaaaaactagtatACATGACATGTCACGTGGCACTGTCTGATCCACGCCAATTTTTAgccagtttttaacaatacaaaaggatgaaatttttaaaagttactcTTTAATACTAATTTGCCCAGTTTTTTGAATAGGAAGGCAAAATGAaatctgactcctagtacaaGAACTTGTACTTTTAACCACTAATAGCATCAAATTTGCTGGAAATGTTCAACTGACAACTATAGACGCCTATATTCTCCATTTACTTGATCATGTTAATATCATCCAACATCAAGATACAACAGATATTAGTCTAAAGCTAAAGCTACACAACTAAATACACAAATAGGAGGTCCACCTAATGAAATCTTTAAGTTCAGCAACATCAAAAACAAGTCAAAATAGACTATAGTCAAAATCAAAACCTCCACCTCCAGCAACTTCATTTTTCCAGCATAAAGAAAAAGAAGTCTTAACACACCTTAGACTCCCATCATCTTCTGTACAGGGTACACTGTCTACTTCCTAAGAGCTCTCAGCGAGTGCCTTGTCAATTTCCTCTGCATGATCCCGTAGAATATTCCACTGaaccaaaagaaaatcaaataagtGAAACGCCTCAACAATTATTGTAAGAGGTAAAAGTACCTATGGGATCCTTGTATGAagttagtccctctattattaaatggattaattaagtctctatactattaaaaagaatcaaataatgttaacatttattgtttaaaaaatatcatttactgTTTAACAGAGCTAATAGTTTTAAAGCTTTTatggttttataaatgaaatgtttTGTTTGGAATTCAACTGcaattgaataaaatcattttcaaaatatatttctATACAACAAATGTTAACTCTGTTACAATTCGGacttatttgattcattttaataatatagGGACtgaattgatcattttaataatagAATGACTAGTTTGATACGGTCCCTAGAATACAAAGATAAAGCATAAACTTTTGTGGTTCATACCTGATCCAGACTTAGTGCAATACCTAGAAGGAGCATAAGATGATATTAGTTCATAAATATTgacaatgaaaaaggaaaaagaaaatgggaAAGATAGTTACTAACTATAAGCTTCAGAAACTGAACTCTTCAAATGCTTTTAATCATCACATGGCAGCCCACATGGCAACCCACATGGCAATCCACATGTATTTTCATACTTATATgacactatttgtcttatataccatgacaacaaataattttaaaaagattaaaataaaaatatttaaaattcaaaaaaaaataaagttcataaaaatttaaaaagattagCATGAAGTACATGTGGATTGTCATTCAAGCAACTGTGTTTAAAAGTtaacattttagttagtattttcattttaaaacaacaatttaacCTTTTCTGAAAGGTTGATGGTCAAATTCGACTTTTTTTAAAAGGTAGAGggttaaatttaactcaaaaaaagaataaaggttaaattggaaaaaatgtaaaaattgaggGGTAAATTTGGCATTATGCCAAAATTCCTCAACAATCAATAACTTCTAAAAATAAGGTTTTCTCCTTATAAAGTATACAATAACGGATATTCCCAACTTTAACAGGTCTGTTTATGTTGGTTGAAATAAACAATAGGgaaacaaaataaccaaattaatatTAAGAAAACAGGTACATTAATCTCAACACAGAATAACAAGTGTAATTTGGGAAATGCAGTGCCGGCAGGTGCACACATTGGTACCAAgtcataaagcaaatcaactatAATGCCTCCTGCCACTTTGGGTCATGCTTATTCAATCAAACACACACCTTTTCTGCCTAGGCAAACTCCTTTTTAAGGTAAGGCTTAAAAGGTCCCTATGTGCCACTCTACTTTCTTTTATTATAGCTTTTCTTCTAGTATTGAAAAAATAACAATGGTAAATCTCCTGAACATAAAACAAAATCTTCATGCACAAGTCTTTTAAAGATAGAAGTGACGGATACATGAACTTTAACTGATGACGAAATTTAATAGATCaaatatttaaaactaaaaagaaCTCCAATTATATAAGCAACAAATACAAGACAATAAGCAACGAATAACAAACCGAATAACGAAAGAAGAGTACTCTCACAAACTAAGTCAACCTGCGGTAAAGgtaccatggaggcccttgtattaggaatcagattgcattttgctctcTCCATTGAAAAAAAGAGCAAAATAGGCACTGTACGTTAGATCAAAAAACAAATTGATCTTTCTATTAAAActtcatccatttctattgttaaaaattggtccctAAACACCAGCATGAGGTACGTATGGCATGTCAGGTATAACTATCTGGTTATTCTGTCAACTACGCCAATTTCTAACGGTACAAATTgaagaaatttttaacaaaaaggagtAATTTGCTCTTCGATTTAACATATGGGGACCAATTTACCCATTCTTTTAGAGAagacaaaatgcaatttgactcctagtataggggcttccatggtacttttaccatcaATTGGCAGTAGTAGAAAGGACCAACCTAAAAGAAAGTCACATACCCAATTTAATAACGCTACTTTACCTTCACATTTAGATTCAACATGttactgaaaaaaaaaagacctATACTTAATAAAATAAGGATATATAATTTGCCCCATGAACTTGTCTGTTTGTACCTAGTTggcccctaaattttttttaacctaGTTGATCTCTTAACTTGTATTTCGTCAACCAGGTTCATACATTTGCACTAACATCATTAGTTATGCTGACATGACACTACTAACCAATCCAATGATGCCACATAGTAGCCTCCAAGTGTGCCATGTGgcaaacatgaatttaaaaataaaaatatataaattatgtttgcCACATGACGTTCTGAGAAGCTGCCATGTGGCACCATCAGATTGGTTAAAAGTGTCACGTCAACACAAACTAACAAACTAATGGTGTTAGTGGTGGAGGGACCAACCTAGTTGACCAAATACAAGTTCAGCAACCTACTAGGTATAAATGGACAAGTTCAGGGGCTAAATTGTATTTATCCCATGAAATAAACATGTTTGCAAGGTCCTAAATACagcaaaataacacaaatattgGAACTTTCTAAGTTAAGACACCTTTGTTAATATATTCAGATTGGTTAAGTAAATCAAACTTCAAACCTGAGAGAGAAAAAAAGCAACCTTGAAATTATAATCTttggaaataaaaatttaaaaaaaaaaaagaacctttTTTGCCGGGCAATTGCTTTGCCATCCCTGACATAGAATTCACGAATATCAACCCAAATTCTGCCATTCCAGTTCCTTACTGAAACTCTTCTATTCTTGGATATCTGCAGTCAAAAAGGGGGGAAAAGAATTCCACATTTCATTAATTTTGTTCaatatacaatttaaaaaaaaaccctccaAATACAAAACCCTAGAATCGCATACGTTCGAAAAAAAGGcatcaaatatataatataaagggAGAATTAACGAGAGAATGTTGAGAGTGACCTCGCAGACAACGATGTCGTCGGAATCATCAGAGTCATCGGCGGCAGAAATCTTAGAAGCTTTGTTGGGAGGCGCGTGGCCATCAGTCTCGTCAGAAGCATGATCCATTCCGTCCTTTCTCTTCCCTCTAAACGACATCTCTCCAACTCGCTTTCTTCTACAAAAAGTGCACCCTTTTTTCTTAATGGTTTTCTGATAATTTTGGCATTTAAACTTGCAGACGATTCCAAGCAGACAAACAGTTCAGTGTCTTTATTTTGCTTTggcttaatatatcatttggtgcCTGAACTTGtcattattttcttaatttgataTCTAAAATATTGtctcaatttagtacctaaacttgatgctttttcttaatttggtatttaagctttttttattttaatttaatacctaaaattgacactttttcttaatttaataccTAAACTTGTTTTACGTTTAATTTCGTATCTAACCTTATTAAACGTTATACAAATAACCCAAAACACTAAGAGtattaaaaaatttgttttatgCTACAAAAATATCATTAGTATTAGAGGAAATTTGTGTTAAAATATATGCATTGAGTTATATTTaacgaattaatattgaataaaaaacaagaattttaaaaacccaaaataagaaattttattattttaagttaataaattaaactaaaagtaaTTAGACATttgaaatacaaaaagaaaatatcatatattcaatcacatgttgatcatacattaattatttttactacttcataaaaaataacattgttaaTATATTGGAGTTATCGGTATAACATTCAACAACTTTCAGTACCAAATGGGACAAAAAAGAGATTAGATACCAAATTAAGA
This window of the Gossypium hirsutum isolate 1008001.06 chromosome A09, Gossypium_hirsutum_v2.1, whole genome shotgun sequence genome carries:
- the LOC107888497 gene encoding large ribosomal RNA subunit accumulation protein YCED homolog 1, chloroplastic, with the translated sequence MSLLISSSFINFPSNFSPSNVYDIKLQQPALSIPFCSSVGHCKFPWSVTLNNNQIFRNNMKPVRDSINPSQNQSFNEEDSTISFDWEDEEEDFENVESPWEGAVMYKRNPSVTHMEYCTTLERLGLGKLSSVVSKSRASLMGLRVTKDVKDFPDGTPVQISIDVTRKKQKMRLDGIVKTVITLGCNRCGEPAAECIFSNFSLLLTENPIEEPEIIDIGATFEQGFKSSYASNQAEDDDASIDWDDRLYFPPERKEIDISKHIRDLVHLEITINAVCDPSCKGICLECGTNLNTCSCSCSDNVKDNTFGPLGILRKQMKKKLS